From the Aquarana catesbeiana isolate 2022-GZ linkage group LG10, ASM4218655v1, whole genome shotgun sequence genome, the window atcgggattccctcaatatattttgatttctcacatctgacaacatatttttttttattttttttggactttaatgtagattctttttttgtttttctcttttttaattttgttttttggtgattttgatttgtactcccgaaaatgtttgtgtgttttttgtgacaagttcccacaacaccattgatatgttgttctatttaatctgtaggagattgtttggtgttgttgtcccttgttaatttcacattgtactttagaaatgtacctgaatcctcaccaacaaactgtcctttttggatgaaaacacacacaggagagtagaatttacctaaaaaaattttattaaggggtcacaactataaacaaagagggaggcaacgctggagaaactgcagaagtgggcgaaaccttggacccccagggcagacatcaattatttaaaagcaaaattggtggcctgaggagtccttatctaagggagggcagtgtggtccagaagtcccagagatccggaaagcagcagatgacatctgtgtccccaggctgtggtcatacgagagactacggcttttgtcagaccagactgaacccagggcaatcactctttggtcttccttccacgcttccttccagcctttggctctggtggtggagttgtggcagcaggaggaggaggaggaggaggaggatcgtcgatctcaatgacatccgtcttgtgtgtcagttccccactcaaccccttacgtaggactttataaatcaggtcctcagcgttggccctcctgcatgccctgcaatttggtggcagccatgcaggcaaaggcctcttcaggactggggaaggctctgagggacgccgaagcctcctggatcagcctgtacgctgaatcctacacaggactgggagtcatcttcttggctcgtttatgtggcaggcggaggggaggaacctgagactcagtcaggctgcgacttgtcccaggcttctcttggctgccacttagccccgcctcctcctggctgccactaatccccgcctcctcctggctgccactaatccccgcctcctcctgactgccacattccacagcctcctcctggctgaggtcttcctgtgtatgaaaaagggacatagttttagtattgttttcatcaatcacacacaattttcacctcctgactgctgcaaattgaatgttaacaaatataacagactatccttctgagcccagcattttgcattcttgtcccaattttgggtgcccactactgtctattgatatataaaacactttttttaatcagcaattaatgatcaataataacatctagtaaacatcatttatttattgcccagaaatctgtagaagaattctatacctgactccagctgggctcctccacttcttcctggctggaaggcccaggttggacatcggaagcctcagctggtatggaaggaagcgtggaagggagagtagagagggattccctgacttcagtgtggtctgacagaaatcgcagtctctcgtagtaccacagcctggggacataaacgtcatctgctgcagctccggacctctgggaatctgtgaccttcttgcgctccctaagatacgtgctcctcaggccaccaattttggcttttaaataagggatggttgccgtggggaccaccggcttcaccaactccagcagtttctccagcgctgcctgcctcttctgtttgtgattatagtgggggtgtctcacttgccacagacagggcagctccctgtacttgtcaatgaacaggggcaggaaattgtggtcgttgaacccatccattttctctgcaagacacaacacaagacaaaccctaatgtcaggccaaactcccctaatcttgttacaatataggcttccatttcgaagcagtataggcccaagtttagatcctaccttcgttagcatgatcggcgtctccgatgctccttcctccgctcacagatcgtacgtaagacgcgtgcgttacgatttatacacactgcgcatgcgtataactccgcccgcccctgacgttctttctattctattccccgccccttttcgtttggcgcagtggaggaagagcacatggcggatagacagcaggatcgtgctaattacagcaacgaggaggaggaggagaaggaaaggccggagcctgaaacgtcccgatccagaaggagattaaaggactcaaatatgtcctttggggagatgttggagatggtggacatcctgaagaaggccgactatgatggaaagtatgggccttaccccaaccccaatgtccgaaaggccaagatcatggcgaaagtggtcaggagtctgcaccggaaattcggggtacgatgatcgaaagatcagctcaggaagcggtggtcggacctgaaattacgagaacatgagcagtacagaaagatccggagagtgctgcaaaaaagtaagtagttttgctgtgttcctattttttttgtgtttattacgtttgtgctgctccatgtgcttttaggaactgttgtacagtttaaaatggcaactttcatgttaatgggcacattattcgttcggatcacacatttttatttcggacgatataataccattgtttaggccatatgcatttggccaccattttgatgccctatacttgtcttcaaagaattgggttgtgtagatggctttgttactagaatgaaatgcaaactagattctgtgtaaggagaggacactcagcagctgttttcacatctggacactggagcactagtgtgggaccccagaacaccatttttattaggggggccacacaggtgctccagtgtatactataggggggtctccatctgtgaagcttgtactaaacaggtaaaatattgaagcttgacaaaggacaataaaaaagctacatcttggaactcggctaaaatagataattgtaccccacttccaagcaatgtttcatctttatagttctgccatcaaatatctgtgtgctaattataccatttttgttttacaaaatacacccctcatccgaggagaccagagcccccccccctggaagaaggggaaatccacccaacacaagatgagcaggaggaagaagacgtggtggaactagtcaccacaacaggtgagtgtctgcaaccacaggctcagataagagatggatggcggcattttttttagacctaatttattttgggtttcctctctttttaggtgatcgtgaggttgtggatgaagatcctttcacatcagaaagtgcccagatcctgatcggggagatcatggggtgtaatttacaattggaaaacatcaagcaaaacatcaatgatgttattccaaaatataaaaacatcattgatgttttggggcgagtttaaaacccctccaaatcactttcttcttttgtgtgctacaatgtgcgaaatgtttttgtgatttttgccaaagccaaatttggaggatgcacacagtgtgtcaacatgtgctatctgccatcacgggagatcaatggacgcgttttgggggtgtaaccccttcctcaataataaagtagcggtgaggaagggctttctcccccaaaacacgtcccttgatcccccgtgatggcagatagcacatgttgacattgtgaaatttgtgtgcatcttccaaatttgggttttcctggggtgatttcccctcatctgaacgcaatatcaaacacagttcctaaatactcatgtctgatattgccttcaagttctaccaaatgtgaactttgtaagatcaagatttgtgtctttcttgtgggttttacacaggcctgttttctataaaatggacattttgattttggataatgacaccacaaaaattgttatacaacaaacatgttggtttgtcagaaaaacctttggtaaatgcacatgtgattgtgcaggtattaaaaagattgctcatcaagaatgtgtggattattgtctcaacgctacaacacttttggggtgatgtaattgttgttttatgagaaaatgggggttatttcctaagggcaaatcctctttgcactataagtgcagtttcagtgcagttgcaagtgcacttgtagtgaaaagtgtctttgcatttagtaaataacagccaacagtgctttgtataaggttacacaatcacgatattttctggactccacacattttttGTCAGGGTCAGCTcgaacaaacacaagcagtaaatgtccacaaagaagagcctggggggagatgcctgtcgagaacttgaggtcctgcagacttctccctgtggccaaataccgcagggtagcgacgagcctctgctccggagtgatggcttgcctcatgcaggtatcctgcctgctgatatagggggtcagcgaagccaacaaacggtgaaatacggggtccgtcatccggagaaagttcctgaaatcatcaggattattctcacggatctcacggagcaaaggcatatgagagaactggtcacactgaagcaaccaattcttggtccatgaactcctcctcgccctgttcatggactggacttgtgtcaaggtcaggaccccaacaccaagcccccgcacagcacgaactctacgaggagtacgcatacgaaacatggctagaaaacggtcggctgctcagaacgaagtaacagaacgcactgaagaacagcaaggcctgtgaagagcgacctgaaaaccagtaacgaatgaacaagaatacaatgactacctaaagtcacgcggaacttgcttgcacgcactgaagaccagatacaaacccacaagcacaaactgaacggcagaaaacgatctgaaagccacgagtctgaaaaagcgtgaatcgtctctcaccaaacttttactaacacgagattagcaaaaggagcccaaagggtgccgcgcttggttctgaaccggccttttctagtctcgtcgtacgtggtgtacgtgaccgcgtggttgtcgatcggaaattccgacaactttgtgcgaccgtgtgtaggcaaaacaagtttgagccaacatccgtcggaaaaaatcctaagattttgttgtcggaatatccgaacaaagtccgaccatgtgtacgccctataaaagtAATACCCGGCATGAGAATAATGGACGATTCTTTCTGGTTGGAGATGTATGGAGAGGGGACTGCTCTCTCTACATAGAAGAACCCTTATATGAAGATGATGGTAGTTATCAGTTCAGCATTGAAGAAGATAACATAAGATTCACATACCGAGATGTCCAGCCTTATGTAGAAGTAACAGGTaaggaaaataataatttgtcttagGAGCTATCAACTACAACcatcaaatacaaaaataaaacagtCCCTGATCGCTAACAATATACATGGGACTATTACAGTATATAAACAGCTCTATAGCAAAGCCTTCCTTTCACTTTACCTACATTAAATTATGTATATGAAAGAAGTTGACATATACATCATTGGGTGTTGGGTTATTCAAACACCATCAAAAATTGGGGCATTATccaagctgaactctgggcagatatcaaagatacaatgtaatacagatCTATATtcattaagcctcggttcacactgaagcagcgcgacttgcagcgcgactgcctcaggcgacctggacacgactgGGGCGGCGAGttgcaaaacaacttctatatagaagtctatgcaagtcgcctcaagtcgcccccaaagtagtacaggaacctttttcgaaGCGACTTGCGTCGaaaatgctagaaaattacttataacccccaaacattatatatatatagtagagaccctagagaataaaatggcatttcAAAACAAAGCACAATAGTTACCCAAATTTTcagtaatgtgaaagatgttacgctgagtaaatagatacctaacatgtcatgctttaaagtcgtgcacactcatggaatggcggcaaactatggtattttaaaatctccataggcgacaggttaaaattttctacaggttaccagtttaggagGTCTTGTACTAGattcattgctctcgctctaatgatcgtggtgatacctcacatgtgttgtttgaacactgtttatcTTTGCTGGTGCAACTTACGTAtgggttcgcttctgcacgcgagcacaaaGGGATGGGGTgctctacattttttatttattttttcttatttattttattttattattttttacactgtccctttaaaaaataataaaaattctgatcacttttattgctgtcacaaggaatgaaaacatcccttgtgacagtaataggcattgaCAGCAGTGGCGGCATGTGCACTAtgggcacacgggcgccaccccccaatccatgcgcccggcccctttcaggacgccaggcacatggattcctatggcaggggtgggagggggtggtacattttgaaacacctgattagaaccagatgctttaataggcttcaaaatagggtgggctcggggcgcagagagtgcgccctgatcccacccaattgtgtgaccatagcgaattaattttcgctattttcacagtaatcttcctccccgccaatcaggaggcaggacgtcagacctgcttcctgattggccaaagcaccaggccaccctattggatgcctggcgcttcaGAAGAGGAGCAAGGGGACTCGCGCTGGAGCCGCCGCTCTAAGAGGTCAGTGTTGCGTTAAGTCCTGTCAGAGCCACTGGGGGGGGTGCCGGAGTTGTGAGCGCGGTGGGGGGAggggtcggtgggcacaggtggctgcatttgatgggcaagtggctgcatatgatgggcacaagtggctgtttttgatgggcacaagtggctgcgttggatgggcacaatggatgcgtttaatgggcacaatggatgcatttgatgagcaagtggctacatatgatgggcacaggtggctgcatttgatgggcaagtggctgcatataatgggcacaggtggctgcatatgatgtgcacaagtggctgcatttgatggccacaagtggatgcatttgatgggcacaagtggctgcatttgatgggcacaattggctgcatatgatgggcaaaagtggctgcatttgggcacaagtggctgcgtttgatgggcacaatggatgcgtttgatgggcacaatggatgcgtttgatgggcacaatggatgcgtttgatgggcacaatggttgcgtttgatgggcacaagtggctgcgtttgatgggcacaagtggctgcgtttgatgggcacaatggctgcatatgatgggcacaagtggctgcatatgatgggcacatgtggctgcatttgatgggcacaatggctgcatttgatgggcacagtgaggctgcaattcatggggGGGGTTTCCAGtatctttcagtttgtttgcgcccccccaaaaattttgagcaccagccgccactgagtgacaggtactctttatggagtgatcAGGGGTCTATATGACCCTAAATCTCTCctatgcacttaaaagcattcaaaacaccaagtttggcagttttgaatactgtcattttttttaaacttggcgcctttaagtcttcggtaaaccggaagtgatgtcatgacatcgcttccgggttactagatccaagacgCAATCAAAGCCAAATCCAGCCTTGTTCGGGTCTCCGGACAGCCAGCagacgtgccggctggtcgcttgggcctcttggtgagacaggagagcccgggcgagccgCGGCAGGAGGggatattccctcccactgcttataataACAGCCGAGGGACTGCTTAGCCGCTTTGGTTTTTATTGCAAGAAAGCCGACCATCAGGTCTAAAAAaacggtacaaccccttcaagccaaaggctgcatatttgcgttacATTGGCGTGAAGGGGTTTACAGCTTAACATATTTATTATTGTATATCAGGGATCATTTAAGCTTTAATATATTCTGTGTCAGAATTTTATATTGCTAATGTTCAAGGAGTTTTCTGTGTGTTATCATTGCAGAACTAACAATTAAACCTGAGATCTCACCCATAAAGAGTTGGCTTGATGAAGAGGAGGTGACACTGAGCTGCACATCTCCTGGAACATGTTTGTGGAGAACCCCCAAAATCACTTGGAGAAGAAATATCCAGAATACAATAGTGAAAAATCAGgttaaaacacataaaaatgttACAAAGACCCACTTCTCTACAACTACCTTCACCGCGAGGAAGGAACAGAACAACTCTACATTGTTATGCATAGTACAGCTGAAAAGGGGATTGACCGTTGCACAACAAATTACTATGAAAGTCAAATGTAAGTCTTCTTCTCATCCTGAAACTACCTGAAATGTGTATTAGAAATGTACAGTATGATTTACTTGATTAAAACGGAACTTCGgtcattttttaaactttccatctattaaatcctctgcgcttgttattttaactttggatagtaaaacattttcttttctgccagtaaataccttatacagcccacttcctgttttttgtctggtaaaaagcatagggatatgacatcatgcacagcactctctctcactcttgtgagtttACAGTAAGGGAaggtggatgagtcataagagggccaatgagagctgcagagctggaggtgtgcatctgtgtaaatccaggaagtgaacaggcagcttcagctgcccacagttaaaatggctgctgccagactcagtggagggagatttctgcaacatatttggcaagtacagaatcacagtatatataaaataatatgcaaagtggttggagggaagcttcagaatggaaaagatgttttcattactaattatgtgagcagactgcagttcctctttaaacttcCATATCTGCAGTTTTGTTGATAGAAAGGTAAAGGTCGGGGCAGGTTGCTCACTACCTCCTCATCTATAGGACTCTCTAGTAGTAAAACCTCTGGCCAGAGATTGTGTTTGCTCACACTGCTGCACTAAATCGCTATTCTGCTCTGACAATTATTCTGGTTGAATATGCAGTGGCCGAACGAACAACAGATTTGAATACGCTGAACTGATTATTAAATACAgtcaacacttaaagtggttgtaaacccttacaatccactttttgctacaggtaagcctacaataaggattacctgtagctaccccggatatctcctaaacctgcacggctttaggagatatcccccgtacctgcatgtgccgacatcatcggtacgtgcgcactgaagcaatggcacgtacgtgagtgacacgggagtgacatcatcgcggctccggacaatcacagcgccagagctgcgatacccagaagtaactccgggtagaaatgtcgccggccggtgctgtgtacgggcaccgcagcgagggcttcaatctcaggtgagtattacataatgagctaatatgctatgcatacgagctcattatgcctttgtcttgcacgtcttttttttttttttatgggggtttacaaccattttaactatgTTTTTTGTTCCCTTCTTTTAGCCAAACACAAAAATATTTCAGAGGTAAAATCTTATTGCACGATAACAGGAAATCGCATAGAATGTACTTGCATAGTCCAATCATTTCCAGAAGCAAGTATCCGGTGGAAGATCGATGACCAATTCTATTACAGTTCTGATGAAGACATTCATATTTCTACCTCCAGATCAGCTTTGGTGATCAACAGCACATTGAGCCTTCAGTTGTCACAGAAAGATATtccatatataaaatgtataagttCTAACAACTATGGGGAATTAGTTCTAGATCTTCTCTATAAGAAGTGTAAGTATTTACTGTATATCAAATTTAATCCAAATTTTAGGAAACAGGTTCACTTTGATGGTTGCCCCACCAGCGCCAATTACCCACTTTCAATCCATTCCCCTGCTGAGCCTGCCAGAAGTGAAGAGAGAAGATCTGTAAGGAAAGGCTTGCCAATAGACGAGATGACTCCTCTGGAAGGACTTCTGTACACAGGCTAAAACATGTTCCCTTTCATGCCCGCAAGAATTGGGCACTGGCTAGTGCATATGCCCAGGCACACACGTGTCCTCGCGCTATCTCCTGCACACCAGCGTTCATTGACAGATGTTGGTGCCAATTGGGCTATTTAAACTCGGCCAGTGCTCAGGATCGGtactgctttgtcttcagcctcccgTGTATCCTGTGACCCCATGATTCTGTATTCTGATTTCAGTTGCTGACCCGACTTGTCTTGACCACTCTTTGAACTCCACCTGCACCAACTTCGGCCTGTCCACTGACCTTCCCGTCTTtctgctccattggctcctgcttcactGATCGGTTCAAGACCTGACTTGTTCCCTGACCATGCTCCTGTCCGTGCCCTGTGCCTGAtccatcttgtctgtgtatgactcaGCCTGCCTGACCTCGCTACTCTGCCTGCTGTGGCCAGTACCAGCTACCCGCCTGTCTACCTGCTTACTGGAGCCATCTCATGACTTTTCATTCACAGCATGGACACCTGCCCTACTGCTACCAAGACTTACAGGCTCTTATGCCACTCTGctctcctgcgcctcctgtctacactatcaggagccccaagtcagaggtgtaagagaggccttcctcatcatatcaggctctgctaccaggtacttGATAAGACCATTTCCTGTCCTTGTGGATGGAAATCTCCTCTATATGGTCACAAAGAGCAATTCAAAAATAAAACTTTGCAGAAGTTCTAAACCTTCTCCACACTATTACAAAATAAAATCTTGGCTAgattgtgctttaaccacttcagccctggaagaattggctgctcaatgaccaggccattttttgcgatatggcactgcgtcgttttaactgacagttgcgcagtcatgcgacattgtactcaaacaaaattgaagtcctttttttcccacaaatagagctttcttttggtggtatttgatcatctctgcgttttttattttttgcgctataaacaaaacaaaacaacaattttgaaaaaaacacaatattttgtactttttgctgtaataaaaagcccccttttttttaaaaaaaaaaagcaaattttttcctcagtttaggccgatacttattcttctacatatttttggttataaaaatcacaaaaagcatatattgattggtttgagcaaaagtttagcttctacaaaataggggatagatttatggcatttttattactattatttttttactagtaatggcggcgatctgcgttttttttaaattttatcgagactgcgacattatggcagacacatcagacacttttgacacatttttgggatgattgacaattatacagctatacaaatgcactgattactgtataaatgtcactggcagggaagggattaacacaagggggcgatcaaggggttaaatgtgttccctatgtgtgtgttctaactgtggggggatgggactgactataggagatattGGTTCCCAGattgtaggaactcacaatctctctctcctcccctcacagaactgggatgtgtgtgtttacatgcaaaCATCCCTGTTCTTCCTCTTGTGCCCGTGAtcacttgtggccggcggtcatcgcgaccaccggtcACGAGCATCAGCATCCCCACTGTgcacacctgctatcccgcttaaagggaccaacgtaTAGCCACAATGGTTCCATACCTCCTAACAtcttgagatggaaatgagggacacctactagcaaacatatgtaggcataggacacgcctcctgccacgccccttaaaggggaaataatcCCCcccaaaaaggttaattaaatccacaagtgcttttcttTACCACTATTatgcctttatattggctttcaaaattgacaaatgcagcaatttaaaaattggatgaaaggtttagcactgggaaacacttttttgaaagataaaaagtgcattttatatactatatctatatagatcagaccaaaatagggaacaaaagaggaggaaagagggacagagggacattgctccaaatcagggacagttccttgaaatcagggacagttccttgaaatcagggacagtttggagctatgcagttcgtgggatcgtgccgacctgccacagtataatgacggcgtctggtcggcaagtgattaaagctgaactctaggtaagATCTTTACTGTATACTTACGCTGGTCCAGCTTGGACACTTGACCACTTGCTTGGCCCTGCCACCATTTATAGAACTtgcttttctttttaataaatacaaGGTGCTCTCTGATTGGACGAGTTAAAATGGAAGCGTGGCGATGTCACTATCTCTCGTGGTGATGTCACTATTTATTAAAATGTGAATGACAGTGGTGTTAAGGATGTGACTCCCTGCTATCAGTGTGCAGAGAGGAAACCAGCCACCATTGTAGTAGTGCCAACCACTACGGTGATTGTCAGCTTCCTCGCCGATAAGGTATGAAAAACACATTGGTCCAGCTTTATATGATAAACAGTAATGCAAACATACATTGAAATAGGTGTACTGCCAATGGAAGTATCTTTTTAAATGCAGTCTACCATTGATCCAAACTCCAGAGTTAAAAATGATCAAAAACAATGATACAGAAGATAGGGTTGGTAAGTGTTGCTTTTTTTTGTAGCATCAATGGACTATAAAGTCATTGTTGGGATGGTCACTGGTAACCTTATAATTCTGCTCCTGATTGCGCTGGGAATCTTCTGGTATCTGAAGAGACATATGAAGAAAGACCTAGGTAAGAATAAATGTTATTGACCTtctgtttttcttcttcttctctcctctcctcccttcccaccCTGACCCTTCAATAATTCAATAATCAGTTTTAGGGCTACTATACATGGACATTTGAGATGTCCCTGAGATGCTTTGCCATGTGTTTAAATGAAAAATGTTGTTTCTGACCACCCCCCCAATAGTAATTATTTTAAAAAGTCCGCATTTGCTTCCCATCACTAGCAcagaagcctggtacacactgtttATTTTTTTGGGAGGAGATCCTGCACTAacaatgtgatgttagtacagcaatctccccgctgagctattgtgttctgatcggCAGGGCTGGATTTCCCAACAGGCACTGTAGACATGTGCCTACAGGTGCCTTCCTAGAGGGGCGCCCATCTGTACAAggccggatctaggggggtgctggttCACTTGTGCCCCCCCAATGAACATTGTACACACGTCCACTGCAAGTCCAGACAGAAGAATTGTCAGCAAGAAGAGAGCTGAGAGGAAATGTGGGCTTTCTGTGCGCTCCCAGCTCCTGTCAGTGGATCGCTCCTTCATAGAGCGGATTACAGAGGATCCTCTTAGATCGTACAGCTTGATTATCCGCCCCCTTCCCACATTTCTGGGAGATGAGCAGTCGTTGGGGGAGGTAGGGGACGGGTAATCAAGCTGTGTACCGTCCGATCTAAGAGGATCCTGTGTTATCTGCTGTATGGAGGAGCGCTGTaatcccagctctctcctccctgACACTTCTCAAGCCCAGACTTGCATTGGGCGTGGGTACAATGTTCATGGGGGGGCACAGAGAGCCCGCACCTTCTCACTACTCCTGTAA encodes:
- the LOC141111440 gene encoding sialic acid-binding Ig-like lectin 12, with protein sequence MCTPYKSNTRHENNGRFFLVGDVWRGDCSLYIEEPLYEDDGSYQFSIEEDNIRFTYRDVQPYVEVTELTIKPEISPIKSWLDEEEVTLSCTSPGTCLWRTPKITWRRNIQNTIVKNQVKTHKNVTKTHFSTTTFTARKEQNNSTLLCIVQLKRGLTVAQQITMKVKSKHKNISEVKSYCTITGNRIECTCIVQSFPEASIRWKIDDQFYYSSDEDIHISTSRSALVINSTLSLQLSQKDIPYIKCISSNNYGELVLDLLYKKCKYLLYIKFNPNFRKQVHFDGCPTSANYPLSIHSPAEPARSEERRSVRKGLPIDEMTPLEGLLYTG